In one window of Gudongella oleilytica DNA:
- a CDS encoding ABC transporter ATP-binding protein, with product MDNREYILEINNLKTSFYTHVGEVQAVRGISFKMKKGDVMGIVGESGSGKSVTALSVMKLIDAPGKIKEGSIIFDGKDITNYSENQMSNIRGNDIAMIFQDPMTSLNPVFKIKNQMVEVIERHQKLGKHKATERALEMLRLVGIPEPERRINSYPHEFSGGMRQRAMIATALSCNPKLLIADEPTTALDVTIQAQILDIMRDISVKTGTSIILITHDLGVIAETCNDLIVMYGGMPMEMGSVEDIFASPQHPYTQGLLKSVPRMDREQKERLKPIAGSPPDLLKPPAGCPFSTRCPHVMQICKEQPAPMFNVGEDHTSACWLLHEDAPAVEGFGKGVL from the coding sequence ATGGATAACAGAGAATATATTTTAGAGATAAACAACTTAAAGACATCGTTTTATACCCATGTAGGAGAGGTACAGGCAGTAAGAGGGATCTCCTTTAAGATGAAAAAGGGAGATGTAATGGGTATTGTAGGTGAGTCAGGCAGCGGAAAGAGTGTAACAGCACTTTCTGTTATGAAGCTTATCGACGCCCCTGGAAAGATAAAGGAAGGCAGCATCATATTCGACGGAAAGGACATAACAAATTATTCCGAGAATCAGATGTCAAACATCAGAGGTAACGACATAGCCATGATCTTCCAGGACCCGATGACCTCACTGAACCCCGTTTTTAAAATCAAGAACCAGATGGTTGAAGTAATAGAGAGACATCAGAAACTGGGTAAGCATAAAGCTACGGAAAGAGCTCTTGAAATGCTAAGGCTTGTAGGTATTCCAGAACCTGAAAGAAGAATAAACTCATACCCTCATGAGTTTTCAGGCGGTATGAGACAGCGTGCAATGATTGCTACAGCACTTTCCTGCAACCCAAAGCTGCTGATAGCTGATGAGCCGACAACAGCCCTTGACGTTACCATCCAGGCTCAGATACTTGATATAATGAGAGATATCTCAGTTAAGACCGGCACGTCGATAATACTTATTACTCACGACCTTGGAGTCATAGCAGAGACCTGTAATGACCTGATAGTTATGTATGGCGGAATGCCAATGGAAATGGGGAGCGTCGAGGACATTTTTGCAAGTCCGCAGCATCCTTATACTCAGGGGTTATTGAAATCAGTTCCCAGAATGGACAGGGAGCAAAAGGAAAGACTTAAGCCGATAGCAGGATCGCCGCCGGATCTGTTGAAACCCCCGGCAGGATGCCCATTCTCAACAAGGTGTCCACATGTAATGCAGATATGCAAGGAACAGCCTGCACCAATGTTTAACGTAGGCGAGGATCATACATCAGCCTGTTGGCTTCTCCACGAGGATGCCCCGGCAGTTGAAGGCTTTGGAAAGGGGGTCCTGTAG